In a single window of the Megalobrama amblycephala isolate DHTTF-2021 linkage group LG3, ASM1881202v1, whole genome shotgun sequence genome:
- the mespaa gene encoding mesoderm posterior aa, whose translation MDISSSALQLQDSSAFLLDCENILDPSYGVSDAGYYSAGSSLSPASSIDSCGFSPPAYSCGAGHDIPPVFSLHSVATQEKNKVQPPKRTGRPRSKFPGVKRETASEREKLRMRDLTKALHHLRTYLPPSVAPAGKTLTKIETLRLAIQYISCLSAQLELNEDEANRGDQAEVIVASNMFDSFSAAPSVPAQQFPSMTCYQTQNPVEGDFLSFPAQDFWFPQQHDFFHGQC comes from the exons ATGGATATCTCCAGCTCTGCTCTTCAGCTCCAAGACAGCAGCGCTTTCCTTCTTGACTGCGAGAACATTCTGGATCCCAGCTACGGCGTCTCAGATGCGGGCTACTACAGCGCAGGCAGCAGCCTGTCTCCGGCCTCCTCCATAGATTCCTGTGGCTTCTCCCCTCCAGCGTACTCTTGCGGAGCGGGACATGACATACCGCCGGTCTTCTCACTCCACAGCGTCGCCACCCAGGAGAAGAACAAGGTCCAGCCACCCAAGAGAACCGGACGGCCGAGGTCAAAATTCCCCGGAGTGAAGCGGGAAACCGCAAGTGAACGGGAGAAGCTGAGGATGAGGGATCTGACCAAAGCTCTTCATCACCTCAGGACGTACCTGCCTCCGTCTGTGGCTCCTGCCGGAAAAACCCTGACCAAGATTGAGACGCTACGGCTCGCTATCCAGTACATCTCCTGTCTGTCTGCTCAGCTTGAACTCAATGAAGACGAGGCGAATCGTGGCGATCAGGCCGAGGTCATCGTCGCATCAAACATGTTTGACAGCTTCAGTGCGGCACCTTCAGTTCCAGCTCAGCAGTTCCCATCGATGACCTGTTATCAG ACTCAGAATCCAGTCGAAGGCGATTTCCTTTCATTCCCAGCTCAGGATTTTTGGTTCCCCCAGCAACACGATTTCTTCCATGGACAGTGCTGA